Below is a window of bacterium DNA.
CAGTTAACAGAGCGTCGAGTTCTTCCACGCTCTCGGGAAGCTCGACATATTTTTGCAGCCAGTTCTTAGATAAAAGCATGATCAGTTGAATTGATGGTTGACGCGCATGTCGTTTTCAAAAAGAAGGCGGATGTCATCGAGTCCATGCCGCAGCATGGCGGTACGTTCGATACCGATACCAAAGGCGTAGCCGCTGTATTCTTCCGGGTCGACGCCGACGGAGGCGAAGACGTTGGGATCCACCATACCGCAGCCGAGAATTTCCAGCCAGCCCGTATGCTTGCACACGCGGCAGCCTTTCGCGCCGCAGAGATAGCAGCTGATATCCATTTCAGCGCTGGGCTCGGTGAATGGGAAGAAGCTGGGACGAAAACGATATTTCAGCGCACTGCCGTAATACATTTTCGCGAAGGTGACGAGGGTGCCTTTCAGATCGGCGAAGGTGACATCGCGATCGACAAAGAGTCCGTCGACCTGATGAAACTGCACGTGACTGCGCGCGGAAATCACTTCGTTGCGATACACCTTTCCCGGGAAGATTGCACGAATCGGCGGCTGATATTTCTCCATGAGCCGCACCTGCACCGGCGTGGTGTGCGTGCGCAGCAGGTGATCATCGGTCAGGAAGAACGTATCCTGCATATCGCGTGCGGGATGATCCGCAGGAAAATTCAGTGCCTCAAAATTGTAATGGTCTGTCTCAATCTCGGGTCCATCCGCGACACTGAAGCCCATGCGGCGAAAGATCGCACTGATTTCATCCACCGTCTGTGAAACGATATGCATGTGCCCCCTGCCCGGCCGTCTGCCCGGCAGCGACAGGTCGACGCCTGTTCCACCTTTCGATGTCTGCTCCAGAGCTGCGGCAGCGGCATCAAGAAGCTGCTGTGCAGTCTGACGAAGCGTGTTCAGCGCCTTCCCGGTTGCCGGTTTTTCTTCTTTCGGCACATCTTTGAGCGCTTCGAACATCTGTGCGATTTTGCCTTTACGGGACAGGTACGCGATGCGGTAACGTTCGACGGCGTCGGTGTCTTTCAATTCATTGGCCGCCTGCCGGACCTCCTCCAGCATGGCTTCGATGCGTTCTTTCACTATCCTTCTCCTGTCGGATCAGCGGAAATAAAAAAACGGGCACAACATGTGAGAACGACGCTCCATGCAATGCCCGCCATACGGTCGAGAATTGTTTACTGAGTCGCCAGCTTCACGATCTCGGCAAATGCGTTGCTGTCGTGAATGGCGATGTCCGCCAGCATTTTGCGGTTGATGTCAATATTGCTCTTGTTCAGGCCGTCAATCAGACGCGAGTAGCTGACACCGTGCATGCGCGCGGCGGCATTGATGCGCGTAATCCAGAGACTGCGCATGGTACGTTTTTTCACGCGACGGTCGCGGTATGCGTATTGCAGCGACTTGTCAACGCGGTGTTTAGCAACAGAGATCAGCTTGCTGCTTGCACCGTACATGCCCTTCGCGCGCTGCAGTGTTTTCTTCCTGCGACGATGCGAAGCGACCTTATTGGTTGAACGGGGCATGAATTCACCTGTGTTCTATGGTATTAGATAATCGATTTGATACGCTTCTCATCAGCCTTGTCTACCATCGTCGCCTGGCGCAGATTGCGTTTGCGCTTGGTCGACTTCTTGGTGAGGATATGGCTGCGGTATGCTTTGACGCGCTTGATCTTGCCCGTGCCGGTCACTTTGAAACGCTTCTTCGCGCCGGACTTCACTTTCATCTTGGGCATGTCTGCAACTCCTTGTTGGATTCGATCGAACTATAAAGCTAAGTAATATACAACTTTTTCAGGACTTGATCCAGTGGCCTAATCTTCCTGTTCTTCCTGAAGATCTTCCTGAAGATCTTCCTGGGCCAGTTTCTCCAGGTCGGATATTTTCTTTTTGTCCGGGGCAAAAATGGCAATCATGGAACGACCTTCCATGTTGGGGTCCTTTTCGACGATGGCGATATCTTCGAGTGCGGCTTTGAGCTTCTGAATGAGCTCGAGCCCCAGCTCCTGATGTGCCATCTGCCGGCCACGGAAGACAACCGACGCTTTCACCTTGTTCCCGTCGAGCAGGAACTGACGCGCATGACGAAGCTTGAAATCGAAGTCATGCGTGTCTGTAGTCGGGTGATAACGCACTTCCTTGACGGAAACGGTTTGCTGCTTTTTCTTGAGCGCTTTTTCTTTTTTCTGCTGCTCGTAGCGATACTTGCCGTAATCCATGATCTTGCACACAGGCGGGGCTGCCTGCGGTGCGATTTCGACAAGGTCCAATTCCTTTTCCTCCGCGATGCTGAGCGCTTTGCGCGGAGAGACGATCCCGAGCTGGGAGCCGTCGTCGTCGATCAGACGAACTTCTTTCGCCGTGATTTCGTCGTTAATGCGTGTCTTCCGTCTTGTCCTCTGGGGACGATTAAAAGTACCCGTGTTGCCTCCGGAATGTTAAAGTGACTTCATTTTTATTTCTGAGAGAATTTCGCTGCTGAATTCCTCAAGCGACTTTGAACCGAGGTCGCCTTCGGTATGCCGCCGCACGGATACGCTCCGGCTGCTCATCTCCTTTTCACCGACGATAAGCATATACGGCACCTTCTTGGTTTCCCAGTCGCGAATCTTGTAGCCCACCTTTTCGTTCCGAGCATCACGTTCGGCACGAATGCCTGCGGCAGAGAGTGTGGAAACAACCTCGTCCGCATAGTCAAGGAAGTTGTCGCTGATCGGAAGTACGGCAACCTGCACGGGAGCCAGCCAGGTCGGGAAGAACCCGCCGAAATGCTCAATGAGCACGCCGATGAAACGCTCCATCGAACCCATGATGGCCCGGTGAATCATGACGGGACGCTGCCGCTCATTGTTCTCATCGATGTATTCCAGTTCGAAGCGCTCGGGCATCTGGAAATCCAGCTGTATGGTGGCAAGCTGCCAGGAACGCCGCAGCGCATCGCGTACGCTGATGTCGATTTTCGGACCGTAGAACGCACCGTCGCCGGGATTGAGTTTGTAGTCGATACCGTTCGCATTGAGCGCGTCGGCCAGACTCTTTTCCGCCGTATCCCACAGCTCCTGCGCACCCATGGCGTCTTCAGGACGCGTGGATAGTGCATACATCGGCTCGAAGCCGAAAAGCTTGTAGAAACGATCGACCAGCTTCATCAGTGCGGTAATTTCGTCGAAAATCTGATCGGGACGCACGTAGAGATGCGCGTCGTCCATATGGAACTGACGCACACGGAACATGCCGTTGAGCGCACCGGAAAGTTCATTGCGATGATTGGTGCCGATCTCGGAATAGCGCAGCGGCAGATCGCGATAACTGCGCACCTTGTGGCGGTACACGTAGGTGCTCTCGGGACAGTTCATCGGCTTGAGACTGTAGATCTGATCTTCCCCGTCTTCAACGAGGAACATGTTCTCTTTGTAATGCTGCCAGTGACCGGACTGCTCCCAGAGATCCTTCTTGACGAGGATCGGGGTGAGAATCTCATCGTACCCGGCCCCGTCGAGCATTTCGCGAATCAGCTTCTGCAATTCACGGAACAGCAGCATGCCGCGCGGCAGCCAGAACGGCGCGCCCGGAGAAACGTCATGGAAACTGAACAGTTCGAGTTCCCTGCCCAGCTTGCGATGGTCACGCTTGCGAGCTTCCTCGAGAAGCTCGATGTACTCTTCCAGTTCCTTTTTCTTCGGGAAGCTGATGCCGTAAATGCGCTGCAACTGCTTGTTCTTTGCATCGCCTTTCCAGTAACTGCCCGAAACATTCAGCAACTTGACGTACTTGATGTACCCGGCGGACGGCAGATGAGGACCGCGGCAAAGATCGGTAAAGTCACCCTCGCTGTAGCAGCTTATGACTTCCTCGTCTTCGTCAAAGCCTTCGATAAGCTCAATTTTGTACTCGTCCTTCCCGCCCCACATGCTGAGGGCTTCCTGCTTGCTGATTTCCTTGCGCTGGAAGGCATCGTCCTCTTTCGCGAGAGCGAGCATGGTTTTCTCGATTTTCTCGAGATCCTCGGGGGTGAACGTGTGGTCGACGTCGATATCGTAATAGAAACCTTCATCGATCGCCGGACCAACGCCGAATTTTGCGCCGGGATACAGCTTCTGCACAGCATGCGCCATGAGATGACTCGAGCTGTGCCAGTACACTTCCTTCCCTTCTTCGTCTTTCCAGGTAAGGATGCGCACTTCCGCGTCGGACGTGATCGGCTGATTCAGGTCACGTACCTTGCCGTCGACCATGACGGCCAGGGCCTGCCGGGCAAGACCTGCAGAGATATTCTCCGCGACCTCGCGTCCGGTAACACCGGCGGCGAATTCTCGGGAATCGCCGTTCGGGAAGGTTATGTGAATCATGTCAGCCATTGATCCTGCCTCTGCGTGTGTATAACGAAAAAATCGGATGCGCTCCGATTTTTTCCTCTTGCGAGAATGGTGGGTTCTACAGGAGTCGAACCTGTGACCTCTACCATGTCAAGGTAGCGCTCTAACCAACTGAGCTAAGAACCCGACGAAAGGTCTCCAAATATATGCAGGGACTACGGATAAAGCAATAGTACTTAAAGAAAAATGTGAGAAAAAACGGTTAGAATCCGCGCACGAGACGCACCATGTCTTCCACCGCTGTGGGGAGACCGACAAAGAGGGCGCGTGAAACCAGCGAATGGCCTATACTCACCTCTTCGATTTCCCGAATCGGTGTGATGTAGCGCACATTATGATAATCGATGCCATGGCCGGCGTTCACGCCGAGACCGAGTGTCCTGGCAAACGCGGCGGACGCCTTGATGCGCTCGAGATGCTCTGCCATTTCCTCCATGCTGCGTGCGTTGGCGAATTCTCCGGTGTGAATCTCGATGATATCGGCTCCCGTCTCGGCAGCCGCTTCGATCTGCTCGTCAATGGGATCGACGAAGAGACTGACTTCGATGTCGTTTTCATGCATCATGCGCACGGCCTGGGCGACTTTCTCCGCTTCACGCTGCACGTCGAGACCGGATTCCGTCGTCAGTTCCTTGCGTTTTTCGGGAACGAAAGTGACCAGGTCGGGCAGCGTTTCAACAGCGATTTGCAGGATTTCATCGGTAATGGCCATTTCGAGATCGAGTTTCGTCTTGACCATCTCCCTGAGCAGACGCAGGTCGCGATCGTTGATATGTCTTCTGTCCTCACGCAGATGACACACAATTCCTTCGGCCCCATGCAGTTCGCATATCTGCGCTGCGGTGACCGGATCCGGTTCGAGTCCGCCCCGGGCTTCCCGCAGCGTTGCGAAATGATCGATATTGACACAGAGACGCATGTTTTTACCTCTTCATCGAACTGGAAACACTCGGTTGCAGGGTACGCGATGTCCCTGAAACGATACTCATGTACAAATATAGGAATTCAGGCGAAGAGTGCCGAAATCGCGGCCAGGAAATCTGCAGGTGAGATGCCTTCCACCCCGCTGCGGAAGCGCAGTGTTGCGAAGGTGTCAATGGTGAGCATGACGCTCCAGTGCAGCAGCAC
It encodes the following:
- the pheS gene encoding phenylalanine--tRNA ligase subunit alpha, coding for MEAMLEEVRQAANELKDTDAVERYRIAYLSRKGKIAQMFEALKDVPKEEKPATGKALNTLRQTAQQLLDAAAAALEQTSKGGTGVDLSLPGRRPGRGHMHIVSQTVDEISAIFRRMGFSVADGPEIETDHYNFEALNFPADHPARDMQDTFFLTDDHLLRTHTTPVQVRLMEKYQPPIRAIFPGKVYRNEVISARSHVQFHQVDGLFVDRDVTFADLKGTLVTFAKMYYGSALKYRFRPSFFPFTEPSAEMDISCYLCGAKGCRVCKHTGWLEILGCGMVDPNVFASVGVDPEEYSGYAFGIGIERTAMLRHGLDDIRLLFENDMRVNHQFN
- the rplT gene encoding 50S ribosomal protein L20, producing the protein MPRSTNKVASHRRRKKTLQRAKGMYGASSKLISVAKHRVDKSLQYAYRDRRVKKRTMRSLWITRINAAARMHGVSYSRLIDGLNKSNIDINRKMLADIAIHDSNAFAEIVKLATQ
- the rpmI gene encoding 50S ribosomal protein L35 translates to MPKMKVKSGAKKRFKVTGTGKIKRVKAYRSHILTKKSTKRKRNLRQATMVDKADEKRIKSII
- the infC gene encoding translation initiation factor IF-3 yields the protein MNDEITAKEVRLIDDDGSQLGIVSPRKALSIAEEKELDLVEIAPQAAPPVCKIMDYGKYRYEQQKKEKALKKKQQTVSVKEVRYHPTTDTHDFDFKLRHARQFLLDGNKVKASVVFRGRQMAHQELGLELIQKLKAALEDIAIVEKDPNMEGRSMIAIFAPDKKKISDLEKLAQEDLQEDLQEEQED
- the thrS gene encoding threonine--tRNA ligase — its product is MIHITFPNGDSREFAAGVTGREVAENISAGLARQALAVMVDGKVRDLNQPITSDAEVRILTWKDEEGKEVYWHSSSHLMAHAVQKLYPGAKFGVGPAIDEGFYYDIDVDHTFTPEDLEKIEKTMLALAKEDDAFQRKEISKQEALSMWGGKDEYKIELIEGFDEDEEVISCYSEGDFTDLCRGPHLPSAGYIKYVKLLNVSGSYWKGDAKNKQLQRIYGISFPKKKELEEYIELLEEARKRDHRKLGRELELFSFHDVSPGAPFWLPRGMLLFRELQKLIREMLDGAGYDEILTPILVKKDLWEQSGHWQHYKENMFLVEDGEDQIYSLKPMNCPESTYVYRHKVRSYRDLPLRYSEIGTNHRNELSGALNGMFRVRQFHMDDAHLYVRPDQIFDEITALMKLVDRFYKLFGFEPMYALSTRPEDAMGAQELWDTAEKSLADALNANGIDYKLNPGDGAFYGPKIDISVRDALRRSWQLATIQLDFQMPERFELEYIDENNERQRPVMIHRAIMGSMERFIGVLIEHFGGFFPTWLAPVQVAVLPISDNFLDYADEVVSTLSAAGIRAERDARNEKVGYKIRDWETKKVPYMLIVGEKEMSSRSVSVRRHTEGDLGSKSLEEFSSEILSEIKMKSL
- a CDS encoding pyridoxine 5'-phosphate synthase, with amino-acid sequence MRLCVNIDHFATLREARGGLEPDPVTAAQICELHGAEGIVCHLREDRRHINDRDLRLLREMVKTKLDLEMAITDEILQIAVETLPDLVTFVPEKRKELTTESGLDVQREAEKVAQAVRMMHENDIEVSLFVDPIDEQIEAAAETGADIIEIHTGEFANARSMEEMAEHLERIKASAAFARTLGLGVNAGHGIDYHNVRYITPIREIEEVSIGHSLVSRALFVGLPTAVEDMVRLVRGF